In the Candidatus Bathyarchaeia archaeon genome, ATCTTAAGTGACCGCGATATTCTTAAAGAAGTCGTAAAATCAAGAAAGGACCCTGAAAACGCTTTGATTAAGGATTTGGATTACACGCCGCTGATAACGTTAACTCAAGAGCAAACCATGACCGACGCGCTAAGAATTCTAAATAAAAAAGGAACCAAACGAATGGCAGTAGCTAAAGAGGGGCAACTCATCGGTTTACTGACGCAGGACATGACGAAGCGGCTTAAGGTCGCTACAACCGCAGCATCCTAAACAGTTGCCGCAAAAAGGTTCAATTCACAATATTTCAGGTTTGGAACGAAAAAAATTTGAATACACAGACGGGTGTCGTGGCAAAATCAATCGCGGCAACGTTCGGCGGTTTTTTCTGAAAGGCAACCGTTATTAACATACAAACCCAAAAGCATAGCGGTGAAATAAAATTTGAAGCCTAAGCTTCAGCCGCCAATGATAATAGTGAACTTCAAAACCTACCTTGAAGCCACGGGACAAAGAGCCGTGGAGCTTGCCAAGCAAGCTGAAAAGGCAAGTAAAGAAACAGGCGTCTACATTGCAGTAGCTCCCCAATCAATCGACCTGAAAGCAGTTGTTGACGCCGTGGAAATTCCTGTTTACGCCCAACATATAGACCCAATTAAAGCGGGCAGCAACACGGGGCACATTTTGGCCGAAGCGGTTAAGCAAGCAGGCGCCGTGGGCACACTCATTAACCATTCGGAAAGTCAAATGACGTTGGCTAACATCGACGCCGTGATAAAGCTCGCCAAAGAACATGACCTCATATCCTGCCTGTGCACCAACAACCCCACCACCAGCGCTTCAGCAGCCTACCTTTGCCCTGACATCATCAGCATTGAGCCGCCTGAACTCATCGGCACAGGTGTCGCCGTTAGCAAAGCCCAGCCGGAAGCAGTCACCAACACAATTAAGCTGGTTCGCAAAGTCAACAATGATGCAGTGATTTTGTGCGGGGCAGGCATAAGCCACGGTGAAGACGTCAATGTCGCTCTCAAACTGGGTGCTCATGGAGTGCTTGTTGCAAGCGGCATAGTGAAGGCAAAGGACCCTTACAGGGTGCTTCGGGAGTTTGCTGATTCCGCAACGGTGAAGCCTCAATGAAGGTCGAAGCTGAATGTTCAGCGTGCCTGCTTTCAAGGGGCTGCGCTGAAACTTACATGTCCACCACTAACCCTGCGTTGCGGTTCCGGTGCATGGCGGAAATAGTGAAGCTGGTGAACCGCGAATTTAAGCCCACCTCAAACTCCGCCGATTTAGGCACCAAACGCGACAAGATAATCAGGGAATTAACAGGCAACCCTGACCCCTACCAGCGTACCAAAAAACAAAGCAACGAAAAAGCCAAAGAGCTTTTGCCCTTCGCCAAAAACTATGTTGACGAAGGCTACAGCCAGCAAGACCGCTTCAAACGAGCCTGCCTTGTCGCCATCGTGGGCAACATCATGGAGTTTGACATTCCGGGACACAACTTCACCCTTAAAGACCTGCGCAAAACAATCAAGGACGCCGCCAAAGACCTGGTCATAGACGACATAGACAAAGCCTACGACTTAGCGGAGAAAACGGGCAAGCTACTGTATTTGGCGGATAACGCAGGCGAAATCGTGTTTGACACCATCCTTGTTGAACAACTCAAGAACATGGGGGTACATGTCACGTATGTAGTGAAGTCTGCGCCAGTCATAAACGACGCCACCATGGAAGACGTGGAGTTCAGCGGCATGGACAAAATCGCCGACGAAGTCATAACCACAGGCGCCGACGCCGTTGGCTTGCAAATGAAGCTGGTTAGCCCCGAATTCCTAAAAACTTACAAAGCCGCAAAGCTGGTTTTCGCCAAAGGCATGGGCTACGCCGAAACCCTAACCGAATACGAACTCAAAAACCCGCATTTCCTGATGTTTCGCACCAAATGCACGCCCGTGGCTAACTATTTCTGTGTCCCTAGACACAAAAATGTCGCCAAGCTGATGCCTTAACATGGACACGCCCACCCTGAGGCTGAGCCGAACCGAACTGGCAAACTTTCAAGAAGCCACCCAAAAAGAGTGGCTCATAACCAACGGGCTGGGCACCTACGCATCCAGCACAGCTTTAGGCGTGAACACCCGCAAATACCACGGGCTACTTGTAGCCGCCCTGCATCCCCCCGGCGACCGAACCGTCTGCTTAGCCAAGCTGGATGAGGAAATCAACGTGGACGGCAAAGTGTTTTTGTTGGGGGTTAACCAATTCAGCGACGCCCTTTTCCCCCAAGGCTTTAGACATCTGCAAGAGTTTTCGGTTTCACCCTTTCCAACCTTCACTTACAGGGCAGACAAAGTCTTGGTAAAGAAGACCGTTTTTTTGCCTTACGAAAAAAACGTCACAGCAGCAGTTTACGAGGCGCAAAACGCAGGCAACTCAGAGGCGGTCTTCAAAGTTACGCCGCTGGTAACTTGCAGGCACTTCCACGCGGTCGTGAACCTAAAGGACAAGCCGCTGCAATTCACCCAACAGAACACCAGAAAAGAAGCGGAACTAATCTTCACCTCACCCAAAGCCACCGTAACCTTAAGGGCTACGCAGGGCGAATTCTACGTGCATCCAAATTGGATTGAAAAACTGTTTTACCGAGAAGAAGCTCAACGCGGCGAAAGCAGCATCGACGACGCCTATCAACCAGGCTACTTCCAAGTAACCATCGCACCATCCAGCCGAGTGCAGTTTGCGGTTCTGGCAGCGGCTTCCACCAGTAACCAGCAAAACGCGGAAAGCCTAGGCGCATCTGGGACATCCACGGCTGATGTGTTACGCCTTCTGGGTAACGAGAAACAACGCCAAAATGCCCTTCTGACGGGGTTCTACTCGACGCATCCTGAGGCACCCCCAAACGCTTGGCTAAGCTGGATTCTTTTAGCGGCTGACAGCTTCCTCGTCAAGGGCTTTGGCGATTCAAAGAGCGTTATTGCAGGGTATCACTGGTTTGAAGCTTGGGGCAGGGACACCTTCATCGCCCTGCCAGGCTTGATGCTCGTTTTGGGAAGGTATGGGGAGGCGCAGAAGGTGCTTTTGGGATTCAACAAGTTTGCCAAAGCGGGGTTAATTCCCAACTTTGTCAGCGACGCCACAGAGGAGCCCGCACTCAACACGGTGGACGCCACCTTATGGTACGTCAACGCGGTTCTGCAGTACCTAAAATACACGGGAGATTTCAAATTCGTTCGCAGCCAACTTTGGGAAAGCCTCAAAACAATCGTGCATAGCCACATGAGAGGAACCCTTTTTGGCATTCACGTAGACGGGGACGGCTTGCTCATACACGGTGCAGGTTTAACTTGGATGGATGCTGAAATTGACGGAAAAGCCGTGACACCCCGCAGAGGAAAAGCGGTTGAGATACAGGCACTCTGGTATAACGCGTTGCAGACAATGCAGGTTTTAGCTGGTGAGTTTGGCGAACAAAAGCGTTCCGAAGAGTATGCAGCTTTGGCGGACAAAGCCAAAACAAGCTTTTCAGCGAAGTTTTGGAACAAACAACGAAACTGCCTCTACGACGTTCTCACCGAATCTGGACCAGATGCTTCGTTAAGGCCAAACCAAATCATCGCGGCGTCCTTGGATTTCACTATGCTGGACAAAGTCCAAAACCAGCAAATCGTGGACTTAGTGTTAAAAGAGCTTTGGGCGCCCTTTGGGCTGCGGACCCTAGAGCAGCAGAACCCCAACTACAGGGGCATCTATCAAGGCGATAAAGGCAGCCGAGACCGAGCCTACCATAACGGCACCGTGTGGCCTTGGCTTTTGGGACCCTTCACAACAGCGTTTCTGAAAGCCAAAGGTGCAAACGCAGAAAATCGGCGAGTTGCCGCCCAAACCTTCCTTGACCCCTTGTTTAAGACGCAAATTCAGCAGGCAGGGTTAGGAACGGTTAGCGAAATCTTTGACGGACAACAACCCCACAACCCAAGGGGCTGCATCTCGCAGGCATGGAGTATAGCTGAGCCCCTTCGGGCGTATATGGAAGATGTTTTGCAGGTTAGACCAAGATTTGAAAAGCAGGTTTTGGCAACTCCATAAACCCTCCCTAACCCGTGAAACTATCAAGGCGGTTACTGGGGTAGGTTGGCTACCTGTTCTATCGACCCCTTCCCCTCTACGTTTAGACAGGCAACAAATTGAAGCTATGGCTTGCCTTACGTAGCGGTTATTTGCAGGGTTTTCTTGAGTTCAGCCGCCGCGGTTTCGGGAGTAACCGTGTTTATGTACATCCCCGTGCTTTTTTCAAAGCCTGCCCAAGTCGTCAGCTTCGGATAAACCTCCAAGTGCCAGTGATAATAGTCCTTAGCGTCAGGGTCTATCGCTAAATGGAAGCCATAGTTGTAGGGTGGGTCATTAACCAAATCCTTAAGCGCCTTAAGCATGTTTTTTAGGGTCTGCGCCAAAGCCGCCGTTTCCTGCGGGGTCAAGTCAAGAAAGTTGGGTGCGTGCCGTTTAGGAAGAATCCAAAATTCCATAGGGTGCACACTGGCGTATGGCGCAAAAACAACAAAGTGTTCCCCGTCAAGAATTAACCGCACGGTTTGCGACTCTTGCCTTATGAGGTCACAGAAAACGCATCTGCCATGCTGGCGGTGGTAGGTTTGGGCTGCATCCATTTCCTGCTGCACAATTTCAGGCACAAAGGGCGTGGCAACGATTTGGCTGTGAGCATGCGACAGCGAGGCGCCAGCTTCTATGCCGTGGTTGCGGAATATCTGCACATATTTAACGTAGGGTTTTTGGGATAAAGCGGACAGACGGTCCTTGTAAGCGTTAACTATGTGGATAACCTGCGGCAAGGGAGCGTTTGAGGGGTGATCCATGTGGTTGGGGGATTCAATCAGAACCTCATGATGCCCTATCGCGTAGCCAAAGTCAGCGCGTTTTAGGATTTGTTCCGCGTCCTCGGAGTTTTTGGGGGGAACAAAAGCGGGATAAAGGTTGGGGATATTGCGTAGAACCCAGTTTTGGAAGCGGAAGGTGCCTTGTTCGTGGTCTTTTTTTATGCCGCCGTCGGAGGGCAAGTAAACCAACACCGCGGGAGGCGTTACATGTTCATTTCCCGGGCAGAGAGGGCAATTGGCTGTTTGGGCTTGTTCGGTTTTTTGTTTGGAAAAGTCCGTGGGTCGGCGGGCACGTTCAGTTGCGATGATTACCCAGCGGTTCAGAAGGTAATCTTTCCTAAGCTCGTTATAGGGCATACGCTTGGCTCCTGATGCCAACAAGAAAGAGCTGGAAGCTTTTAGCGTTTGCGCATATAGTCTCTTTTCCAACCAGCAAGCAAGTCAAGAGGAAAACGCATGACGTTAGTACAGGGGAGCTTCCTCAGAGGTGGTTTTTTTGCGTTTAACCACGATTACAATGATGGAAACCGTTGTGACCACAAAAACCACAGCCAAGAAGGTAGCCAGATACATCAGTATGCTGATTGTGCCGTTGGTTGCCTGCAGGTCTTCAACCTCTAACTGCAATGCAGCTGCTTTGCTGTTAAGGGTGTCAACGATGACTTGCATGTTGGTATTGTTAAATTCTAATCGTCCCATTTGCGCCTCAAGAGTGGAGGCCTGGTTTAGGTAAAGGTCGTTTTCAGCCTGCAATGAGGCTAGGCGGGTTTGGAGTTCAGTGTTGTTCTCTTGAAGGGCTGCAGCGTCAATTGAAAGGGAAGTGCTTTCAACTTGGGCTTGGTTAAGCTGTGTCTGAAGCTGGGTGTTTTGGGATTGCAAAATTGAAATTTCTGCTTGAAGGCGATTGCTGGTGGAGTTGAGGCTGTTTAGCTGGTCTTGCAGGGTGCTGATTTCGTTCAGTAGGGAAGATTTGTCGCTTGTGGTATTATTCATAAGAGATGTGTAGTTAGCTAGCAAAGAAGTGTAGGTTGAGTTAAGTTCAGTTAATTGGGTTTGTAGTCGTGTGCTTTTTGCTTCTGCTTGTTGCAGCTGGCCTTGAAGGTTTGCAACCTGTACGCCCAGACTGGTTAGGTTTGCGTCTAACTGTATGGAAGTGGTCTGCAACGCTGAATAGGTGGGGTTTTGCACGATGCCGACAACAAGGTTTGAGAAGCGTTTGGTTCCTACTTCAACGGTTGCATAAATGTAGTTGTTGTTTAAGGGGTTATTTGGAATAACAACTGTGTAAGGCTGGTTGAATGAGGACCCTGCAGTCCAATTCCTAAACGCCATCAGTTCTTGGTCAACCAAGTACACTGAGGCATAGTTGGACATGTTTAACCAAATTTGGACATAAGCGTTTCCAGAAAGGTAAGTGTTGAGGGTCAAGGAAACGGTGAAGACTGCGGTGTCTCCTGCCTTGAGGGGGGTTGTTGGACCGGTAACAGAAAGATCCATCAAGTTGGAGTCAGTGAAGCGGGAAGTGAGAGCCTCCGCGTTTGGTGCAGATGCAAAAAGGGTTAAAGCCAAAATGGTTAGGGTCAAGACTGCAAAGAGCCGCTTCTTGATGCTTGTTGTATTCATGTTCAACTCGGTGCCCACGTTATTCCACATGGGATTTAACGGTTACGGACCAAAAATTAATCCTTGTGCGTCACAAAAAGCACAAATTTTCTGCGTCCCGAAAAAAGAGAAAAGGCGGGTGTAGCCTAACCGCGATTATCGAAGCTACAGGAATCGTCTTGGGTCAGTATCTATATCAACAATGGTGGCTCGGTCAGCCGCTAAAGCCTTATCCACTGCTGCCTCCAACGCGCTGGGCTCAGTTACTTTTATGCCTATGCCGCCTGCGTTTTCCGCAAACAGAGCAAAATTGTAGTCGTAGAGTTCAGTTTGGCTGCTTTGGTAGCCTTCCACTTTCTGCTCCTGCAAAATCATGCCCAAATGCTTGTTGTTAATGAGGAACACTTTGATGGGCAACTTGTACTTGAGCGCGGTTGCGAAGTCCCCCATGACCTGCGTGAAGCCGCCATCGCCCGTTACACATATGATTTGGCGGTCAGGGTAAGCAATCGCCGCTGCCAATGCACCCGGCAATCCCGAGCCCATTGAGGCTAAAAGCCCGCTCATGACTAACTTTTGGGTTTTCTTCATCTGGAAGTTACGTCCAAACCACCAGCAGTTCTCGCCCACATCCAGCGAGAAAACCGCGTTTGAAGCGACTTTGTCGGTTAACACTTTCATGATGTAGGGTGCACGGATGGACTTTGCGGAGGAGTTGGCTTCTTGGGCGAGTTTGAGGTTCCAGTTTTCTTTTAGCCGCGAGATTTCGTTAAGATAGTCGTTGTTGGTTTTGGGTTTCACTTTTGAAGCCAACTTGGGAATAAGGATTGCGCTGTTGCCCAGCAACCCGACTTCTACGGGGTACTTTTTGGCGATGTTTTTCATGTTTATGTCAATCTGCACGGTGCGTTTTTGAGGCAACAGGGTAAAGTCGCTAAAAGATGAGCCAATCACGATAAGCAAATCTGCGTTGCGGACAAGGTCAGCAGCAGCCGTGGAACCTAACCCACCGTGACACCCCGCCAAAAGCGGATGGTCTTCATCAACCACGCCCTTTGCCCTAAACGTGGTTACAATGGGGGCGCAGATTTTGGTCGCTAAAGCCACAAGCTTGTTTCCCTGTCCTCGGCAGCCATAACCCGCCACAATCACTGGACGCTGCGCGGAGTCAACCACTTGGGCAGCTTTCTCAACCACAGAGTCTTCAACGCAGAATGCAAGGTTGGGCATGCGCCCCTCAAATGGGAGGAGGGGAGCGTCATAGGGAAGTTTCTGAACATCGTTAGGGATGCCTATGTTGCTTACGCCCCGGTCCAGCAGTGCAGTTTTTATGGCAAGCGTTGCAAGCATGGTGGTTTGCTCTTCAGACATGAGAATTTTGTTAAAGACACATATGGGCTCAAAGAAGCTGTGTTGGTCAATTTCTTGGATGCTTCCCGGACCGATGAATTGCCGTGCCACCATGCCAGAGAGCACCAAAACGGGGGAACCATCAAGGCTTGCATCGTACAAGCCTGTCGCGAGGTTTGTGGTTCCGGGTCCTGAAACAGATAAGCATGCGGCTACGTGCCCCGTGAGTTTTCCGTAAGCGGACGCCATGAAAGCGGCGACTTCTTCGTGGCGCACTTGGATGTATTTGACTTTGCTACTTTTCCGCACGGCATCAACCACACCCAACGTGGAGGTTCCAGGCACTCCAAAAATGTAGGTTACGCCCCAGTCAGCAATTTGGTCTACGAGAACTTCTGAAACGGTTTTGCCGGCTTTTTTTGTGTCCTCGGTTTTTTGGTTTAGGCGGACAAAACTGGTTTTGGGAACCCCGCATACGGGGCAGACCCAGTCGTCGGGTAAATCTGAGAAGGGGGTGCCTTGTTTTTCTTCATCATAAATGTAGTTACACACGGTGCATCGGTATTTTGCCATGTTAAGAGCCTCGAAAATTAACGGATTAACTTACGTGTTTAGGGTTTATCTGCCTTTTGGAAAACCAAACGCGCTCAAAACAGAAAAATGGGTAAGCAGAAAAGTGGATTGAGTTCGGCGTTTGCGGAAGTTGCTTTAGGATGGCGAACCACCTAAGCAGTTCCCACCGAACCCAACCCAAGTCTATCGACGTTTTTGGCTCCTTTAAAGGTTTGTGATTACAGTTCTGCACATACTTTTCTTCAAAAAAAGCAAGTCCCAGATTTTAGAAGATGGTTTCTGCTGCACGCTTAGGGGAAAAATCTAAGAAAACCGTTGTTTCGGTTGATTTATGCGTGGATTTCTTGAAACACCGCCACGGAAGTCACAGCCACAGGCAGAGAGATGGGAACGATTTGGTCAGCTTCAATGAACTTCATGCGTATGAGTACGTTTTTGCATTTGTGTCCACTGCAGCCGTATAGGAACAGGTCAGGGTCGCCGTTGTTGCCTGAGATTATTTTAGTTTTGGAGTCGCAGTTGCGGCAGTGGTCGGCGCGTACTTCACCCTTAAGGATGTGTCCGTCAACGAGAATGACGCTCCAAGATTTGTGTTTAGCCCAACTCACAGTATCTACACCACTAAATCAGAATTATGCGCAAATTTTAACGCGCGCCATTATGGGTTACTGCAACAATAGCACCAATAAGCTGAATAAATTAATATGTGGTTGCCAACGTGCAATAACTCCGTGATAAACAAAAGAAGCGAGAAAAAACCAAAACAGAAAAACACACCCAGAAGGTAAACACTGCTCCTTTTGAAGCTCAACTTCTTGTGTGCAATTTACCCTTAAACGGAAGCTTATCAGGGCAAACGTTCATGAATATGTTAACCCCCAAAACAAATGCGAATTAGATGAACAAAAGGTATTTAAAACCAAGAGTCACTCGCAAAAAATGCGCCTTCTCAGAGAACAAAACAAACGGACATAGCAATGGTATAAACACATAAACTACACAAAACCGCCGAAACCGCCCAATTCGAAAACGCAAGAACCAACGTTGAAAAATACGGAAGCAATACCCACTCAGAGAGCCCGAGAGGGTTGGCAAAGCTTTTATGCGCCCCCCAGTTACATTATGGCGTACATTCTGTTGCTAACCAATTCAAGAAGTGAATAAAAATGGTTAACGAATTATCTCCCAGCCAGTTACGCCGAACCTGCAACCCCGAATCCTTAAAATGCCAATCTTCAGAGGAGTTGATTCCGCTTCAAGAAATCATCGGGCAGGAAAGAGCCGTCCGCGCCCTCAAATTCGGGTTAGGCATCCAAGATAAAGGCTTCAACATCTACGTGGCAGGATACCCCGGCACAGGCAGAACCACAGCCGTCAAAAACTTCTTGGAGGAAACCGCCAAAAAACAGCCCATCCCCTCCGACTACTGCTACGTCAACAACTTCAAAGACGAATACACTCCAAAAGCCATCAAACTGCCCTCAGGAAAAGGCAAACTCTTCCAGAGAGACATGAAAAACTTCATCGAAGACACAAAACGTTCCCTGCTTAAAGCCTTCCAGAGCGAGGACTACGCGGCACGTAGAGAAAACACAGTCAAACAAGTGGAAACCCAACGTAAACAACTCATCGAGCAACTCAACGCAGACGCCCAGAAAGAGGGGTTTCTGATTCAAAGCAGCCCCATCGGCTTGCTCATTGTTCCAGTCATTAAAGGTAAACCAGTCAGTGAGCAAGAACTCCTCACCATGCCCCCCAAAGACCGCAGCGAAATCCAAGAGAAACGAGCCAAACTGGAGTCGGACATGCGGACGACGATGCGGCAATTTATGGATTTAGACCGCAAAGCCCACGAGGAAATCGACAAACTTAACCGAGAAATCGCCCTCTACGCCATAGGAAACCTCGTCAACGAGGTTACGGAACAGTACAAGGGGTTCTCTGACGTTGCCGATTACCTCAAAGACGTACAAGACGACATACTAAACAACGTGGCTCAATTCATAAAAAACCCCGAAGAAGAACGCCAACGCATGCCCTTCCAGTTGCCGTGGAGTG is a window encoding:
- the tpiA gene encoding triose-phosphate isomerase — its product is MIIVNFKTYLEATGQRAVELAKQAEKASKETGVYIAVAPQSIDLKAVVDAVEIPVYAQHIDPIKAGSNTGHILAEAVKQAGAVGTLINHSESQMTLANIDAVIKLAKEHDLISCLCTNNPTTSASAAYLCPDIISIEPPELIGTGVAVSKAQPEAVTNTIKLVRKVNNDAVILCGAGISHGEDVNVALKLGAHGVLVASGIVKAKDPYRVLREFADSATVKPQ
- a CDS encoding amylo-alpha-1,6-glucosidase, giving the protein MDTPTLRLSRTELANFQEATQKEWLITNGLGTYASSTALGVNTRKYHGLLVAALHPPGDRTVCLAKLDEEINVDGKVFLLGVNQFSDALFPQGFRHLQEFSVSPFPTFTYRADKVLVKKTVFLPYEKNVTAAVYEAQNAGNSEAVFKVTPLVTCRHFHAVVNLKDKPLQFTQQNTRKEAELIFTSPKATVTLRATQGEFYVHPNWIEKLFYREEAQRGESSIDDAYQPGYFQVTIAPSSRVQFAVLAAASTSNQQNAESLGASGTSTADVLRLLGNEKQRQNALLTGFYSTHPEAPPNAWLSWILLAADSFLVKGFGDSKSVIAGYHWFEAWGRDTFIALPGLMLVLGRYGEAQKVLLGFNKFAKAGLIPNFVSDATEEPALNTVDATLWYVNAVLQYLKYTGDFKFVRSQLWESLKTIVHSHMRGTLFGIHVDGDGLLIHGAGLTWMDAEIDGKAVTPRRGKAVEIQALWYNALQTMQVLAGEFGEQKRSEEYAALADKAKTSFSAKFWNKQRNCLYDVLTESGPDASLRPNQIIAASLDFTMLDKVQNQQIVDLVLKELWAPFGLRTLEQQNPNYRGIYQGDKGSRDRAYHNGTVWPWLLGPFTTAFLKAKGANAENRRVAAQTFLDPLFKTQIQQAGLGTVSEIFDGQQPHNPRGCISQAWSIAEPLRAYMEDVLQVRPRFEKQVLATP
- a CDS encoding DUF89 domain-containing protein: MKVEAECSACLLSRGCAETYMSTTNPALRFRCMAEIVKLVNREFKPTSNSADLGTKRDKIIRELTGNPDPYQRTKKQSNEKAKELLPFAKNYVDEGYSQQDRFKRACLVAIVGNIMEFDIPGHNFTLKDLRKTIKDAAKDLVIDDIDKAYDLAEKTGKLLYLADNAGEIVFDTILVEQLKNMGVHVTYVVKSAPVINDATMEDVEFSGMDKIADEVITTGADAVGLQMKLVSPEFLKTYKAAKLVFAKGMGYAETLTEYELKNPHFLMFRTKCTPVANYFCVPRHKNVAKLMP
- a CDS encoding thiamine pyrophosphate-dependent enzyme — its product is MAKYRCTVCNYIYDEEKQGTPFSDLPDDWVCPVCGVPKTSFVRLNQKTEDTKKAGKTVSEVLVDQIADWGVTYIFGVPGTSTLGVVDAVRKSSKVKYIQVRHEEVAAFMASAYGKLTGHVAACLSVSGPGTTNLATGLYDASLDGSPVLVLSGMVARQFIGPGSIQEIDQHSFFEPICVFNKILMSEEQTTMLATLAIKTALLDRGVSNIGIPNDVQKLPYDAPLLPFEGRMPNLAFCVEDSVVEKAAQVVDSAQRPVIVAGYGCRGQGNKLVALATKICAPIVTTFRAKGVVDEDHPLLAGCHGGLGSTAAADLVRNADLLIVIGSSFSDFTLLPQKRTVQIDINMKNIAKKYPVEVGLLGNSAILIPKLASKVKPKTNNDYLNEISRLKENWNLKLAQEANSSAKSIRAPYIMKVLTDKVASNAVFSLDVGENCWWFGRNFQMKKTQKLVMSGLLASMGSGLPGALAAAIAYPDRQIICVTGDGGFTQVMGDFATALKYKLPIKVFLINNKHLGMILQEQKVEGYQSSQTELYDYNFALFAENAGGIGIKVTEPSALEAAVDKALAADRATIVDIDTDPRRFL
- the galT gene encoding galactose-1-phosphate uridylyltransferase, translating into MPYNELRKDYLLNRWVIIATERARRPTDFSKQKTEQAQTANCPLCPGNEHVTPPAVLVYLPSDGGIKKDHEQGTFRFQNWVLRNIPNLYPAFVPPKNSEDAEQILKRADFGYAIGHHEVLIESPNHMDHPSNAPLPQVIHIVNAYKDRLSALSQKPYVKYVQIFRNHGIEAGASLSHAHSQIVATPFVPEIVQQEMDAAQTYHRQHGRCVFCDLIRQESQTVRLILDGEHFVVFAPYASVHPMEFWILPKRHAPNFLDLTPQETAALAQTLKNMLKALKDLVNDPPYNYGFHLAIDPDAKDYYHWHLEVYPKLTTWAGFEKSTGMYINTVTPETAAAELKKTLQITAT